ATTGCCGGCGCATACAGCACCTGGTTGGCTGTGTAGTTTTGTCCGCCGGCAAAGGTCGGCTTCAGTTCAATGTCGCCGTCACCGATGTCAGTTGCGATGCTGCTCGAGGTGTGGTTCACCAGTACTTCGTACACGTTACCCAAATCATAGAAGTACATACCATCTGTATACGGTGTCGCTGTCTGCCATTGGTCGCTGGCGGTGTTGACGTTGTTCACGAAGAGTTTATACGCTGTGTTCGCACCCATCGCGCTTCCCAGTGTCAGGCGGTAGGCGTTGGTACCCGCTGGCAAGGCGGTCGTAATCGTTGGTGATGAGACAGCGCAGGTCGTGGCAGTCGCTGCAGCGATACAGTAGTTGGCTGAATTACCAGCGGCTGTCGCGTTGGGTGTTCGTGAATATTGTACCGTGATCGAATAGCCATCGGTTTGCAGATCGTATGCAGGTGTCGCGCTCGTGATATTGAAGCCAGCGGTCGCTTCGTAGCCGGTGAAGGCTGCAGCCGTCGCGGTGAGTGTCGCGCCTGCTGCGACAACAGCAGGTGTAAGGCTTTGCGCCGCGGGCAACACGTCGGGGCCGGCAACGCAGCGCACTTTCTTGCGGTTGGTGGATATACGTTTCGATTCGAGCAATGCTCCGGTGCTGCCGCCTGCTCCCATTGAACCCTTCTTGAATTCGACGACGTAAGCATCAGAATAGTAGGTCTGGCCGCTCACGAGCGCTGAGATGCCTGTTGCTGTCCAGTAGCCTTTGCTGACAGCCGTATTGGGAAAAGGGCCTTCCCACAGAAATGGTGCAGAAGTCTGCGCATAGCCGTGAATCGCGGGTGCTTCGGGCGCCGATGCATGCGGTTCGGAAAATGTAAGCCCCGTAAACGTATTGCGTGCGCCATAGTCGACCAGCGATTCGAGTTCTTGCACGGTCGGCAGGCGCCAGTCGCGGCGGCCGCCATAACCCTGGCCAGCGTTCATGAGGTTGAGGGTCGAGCACGCATTAACCGCGCTGTTCCACGTGAAGTCGGTGGGCGCGTTGTAACACTTGTCGCCGACGTTCCAGAACGTCTGGCCTTCGCTGCAGGTTTTCCAAACCAGGCTCGTGACACTGTCGATCGAGTAGGGTTCGCAGGCCGCGGTGCCACCGACGACAGCACAATTCGTCGAGATGAGATTTTGTGGATGCGCACCCGTAACGAACCGGCGGCCGTTGACCATGCCGCCAGAAGCCGCGCCATAAATCGTGGGCCCGTGAAAGCTGCTCATCGGGTCGACAAAGCCGTTTTGCCCTGCGGGGTAATCTTGCGTGCCGACTTTCGGTTCACCGCCGTCTTCGACACAGGCCTCGCGCTCAATCCACTTATCCTGCCCCGGTGAGTAGTAGTAACATGCGTATTGCCCAGTGTGAACGACTTTGTAACGGCCTGAATCCCACTGAGCATAAAAAGAGAAGCGCGTCTCATTCGCCAATGGCATGTCGTCTAAGTTCTGCAGAGTGTCGTTGTTGAAGTCAAAGCCTATGAAGTTGTTCTCAGGCCACCGCACCCAGCCGAGCTGAATCGTGAGCGTGTCGTTCAAAAACGTCGTCGACGACCAGGTAAAGGTCGACCCCGAATTGGGTACTGTGAGCCAGATGATCTGGTTGCTCTGCAGGTCGCGCACATAAGTGTTGATGACGGGAGTAAGGCTCGTCGCCATTGTCATGTCGAACACGACACGAATCTGCGTGCCGTTGGCGCCGGTGACGGGCGAGACGGATGCGCCGTTGGCCGGCGTCGTGCTGAGAATTCGCGGGTTCACCTTTGCGCCGCGGCCCGAGATACTGTTCGCCGGCGGAGCGAATCGCTCGAAGCCACCCTGGCAGGCGCTGAACATGAATGCAGCGAGCGAAATTAGAGAAAGTTGTTTGAACATTATGGGACTATGGCTCCTATTAACTATAGCGGGCAGGCGGGCCAATGTGCCAAAATGATGGTGAACGACTGTTTCTTTTTGCGGAGCATCTCATTTCTGTTATGGATTCAAACCCGCAGCCAGGGGGAGGCCTGCTCACTTGAATTATGGTTGAAATTATGGGAACCTTTCTGTATCATTTGTCCATGGGTGTCCAAAATATGTCGGCCGAAAGTACCACGCTTGTCGCAATGCTCGAGGGATTACCAGAAGTCGGTCGCAAGCTTGCATACGAGAAAGCCCGTGAGGCTATCGAACTGGTAGCCGAAGACCAGATTTGGCAAGAGAAATTCAATAATAATCCGGCTCCATTGAGCTTTATCGCCGAGCGGATTAAGAAAGCCAAAGAAATCGGCGAAATTCAGCCATTTTAGTTTGGAATCATTCGCCACAGGCAATTTCTGGCGTTCTTTTAACGCTTTGCCCGAAGAGATTCAGGCTCTGGCCCGTCAGAAATTTGATCTCTGGAAACAAGACCCGTTTCATGGTAAATTGAATTTCAAGTGCGTTGATAAGGATAATGAAATCTGGTCAGTCCGTGTGAATTTGCAGTATCGTGCGCTGGGGCAGCGTGACGGCGATTCAATAATTTGGGATTGGATCGGCACGCATGCAGAATATGATCGCATTATAAGCAAATAGGCTCTGCGGTGGGCGGGCGAAAAAGTCCGAGCTGATCGTTCGCCAAACTCAAGCCCATAACGAACGCTATTTATCTGCCTTATCGATGGTGTGAATCAGATATTGCTCAGCGCTGCTCAGATTGTCGATGGCGCTGCGCAAGAGGTTCAGGAAAAACTGCGGATGCAGGCCGCCGGCGAGCTTGACCGCTTTCTTATCCATGATGGCGAGTGTGGCCGACAGCGACTTCACCTTAAAGGTCTGCAGGCGAACTTCAGATTCTGCCATGAGTTCGACGTCGCCAAAGAATTGGCCAGCGCCAAGTTCTGAACCTACGATAAATGCCTCATGGTGATCGAGACGCACAACTTCGCCCTCAAGCACGATGTACATATTGCCGTCGAATGCTTTACCCGCACGGTAGACATAGTCGCCGGCGCGCAGGTGGCGCTGAGGCATCGCCTTGCCGTGTTGAATGAGATCAAACATGGTCGTGTACCTTTTTCATCGCGCGTGCTGCGCGTTTCGCCACGACGCCGATCAGGTTGGCGAGAAAGCCCGGGTTGGTTTTGGCGAGCCACGCAAAAGTTTTGATGTCGATGCGCCCGAGCTTGGCTTCAGATGACAATACGCGCGCGCTCGCCGAGCGGGGGTTGGCGCGAATGAGGGCCATTTCGCCGAAGAAGTGGCCCTGAGAAAGTGTGCGCAGGGTACCGAGGCCAGATTTCGAAATTTCAATATCGCCAGAAAAAATGAAATACATAAAGCCGTCTGATGGGTCGCCTTCTCGAAACACGTACTTACCGTGTATAAGTCGCACCGGTTGTATTTTCTGTGCTTCACTCATTGTCTGAGTCCGTAGAGTCTGACAGCTTCGTTCTTGCCACGAAGCTGCGTCGTGGTCAGTTCATGTTTTTCGCAGGTAGGATATCCCGCCGTCACGGTGTTTTCGTCGACGATAATGTTGAACGCCGAATCTTTTGTCAGGTCTTGAATGCGCGCTGCGGTATTCACCGAATCACCCATGACGGCAAATTTGATCATGCGTTCTGAGCCGATGTTGCCGGCGAATATTTTACCTCGGGCAATACCGATGCCGAAACCATAAGGTACCTTGCCCGCTTCTTCGCGCTTGCGGTTGAGCTGTGTCATGTGGCTTTCGATGGCGAGAGCTGCGCGCACCGAGTTAGCCGCATCGGCCTCTTTCGGGAAAGGGCAGCCAAACGTGGCGAGAATACCGTCACCGAGTAGTTCGTTAATCGACCCGCCGTTGTCAAAGATGATGTCCATGAGGTCGGCGAACAGGCGCGAGATGCGTTCGGCGTATGCCTGCGGGCCGATCTTTTCAGCCATTGTCGTCGAACCGCGAATATCGAAAAACATGATCGACGCTTCTATGATCGCTCCACCGAGTTCGGTAGAAACCTCTTCGTTCAGAATTTTTTCGACAAGGTCGTCAGAAAAATAGCGCTGCAGACTTTTTTTCTCGCGCTCAAGCTTCAGGTTGAGTTCACGAATCTGCCGGCGGTAATCGACGCGCTCGAAGCCCTGCTGTATTTTCATCGAGAGCTCGGCGAAATTCAGCGGCTTCGGCAAGAAGTCGTCGGCGCCGGTCGACATGCAGACGATGCGAATCTCGGGCGAATCTTCTGCCGAAGTCATGAAAACCGGCATCGGTATCGGCCCGTCGGTATCTCTGATGTGTTTCAGAACTTCCATGCCGGGGTTGTCTGGCAGGTGCAGGTCGATAATCACCATGTCGGGTTCATTTCGCGTGAGGTAGGCGATGGCGCCGGTTGCGGTATCTACCGTGTCGACCTGGTATCCCCAGGCTTTAACATATGCTTCGAGTGCAGTTCGCTGCACGACCTCGTCTTCAACGATGAGAATCTTCTGCACGGCTGCCTATCGCTGCATCACCCGCGTTACGCCATCGCCAGCTGCGCGAACGGGTGCGTTTTCAGTTTAGCCATTGCTTCGGCTGACGCATGTCTGGCAATGACGTCGCCGGCGCCCCCGAGCCCTTGATAGAACTGCCGTGCCGCGGCGACGGCGGTGTCTTTCACAGCCATTGCCAAGAGCTGCGACGCCGAGACGGCAGCGATAAAGGTCAGCTTAGCCAGGTCGTCGGTGATGGTCGCGGGGGCACTGTCGTGTGAAATTTCCATCAGCGACTGGTAGATGTCTGGCAATTTCCAGTGCAGCGCTGCTTTTTTGCCGACTTCGGTATGTGTTATGCCATAAGACTGCTTCTCTAGCTGAATGAGGCTCCAGTTGTTTTTTTCACACGCGGCAATCATGTCGCTGTAATGCCCCTGCCTCTCCATGGCGATGATGTTCATGCCGATGCTGTGCAATAGCGCCGCGAGAAAGCATTCGTCGGCCTGCGACTTCAGACGGGTTTCAAATGCAACGTTCTGCGCAACGAGCGCGGCGAAAATCGGGTATTGCGTCAGGTAGCGCCTGAAAGTATCGCTCTTGTAGTTGGCGGCCATCGTCTTGGTGCTGAGGTAGATAACCAGATTCTTCGTCGCCTTTATGCCGAGCACCGCGAGCGCGTCGCGCAAAACCTTGACCTTGCCAGAGCGCCCGTAAAACGCGGAGTTCGAAATGCGCAAGAGTTCGGCGCTGATCGCTCTGTCGGGCACGACGATTTTCTCGAGATCAGCCGCGCCGTTTTTCGGATTATTCGCGTCGAACTGTATCACCTGAGCAACGATGGCAGGCAGAGGTGGTATCGCGATCTCTTGCATTCTGTTCAGCGTTTTCCCGGTAATTGGCGCGAAAAGCTATTTTCCCGTTGGCTTTGCCTAAACAGCCTGCGGGGTGCTGCTCAATGCGGCATTGCGCTATCGGGTAGGTTTATGCCATCGAGCTTGACGGCGATGCCTCTGTGCTGTGCTTCTATAGTAAAGTCGAGAATTGCATCTTTTATATCTTCTGCCATATAGCGGCATAGCGTACCGTCAATTTCGACTTGGGCACCGTCTGGAATATTTGCAAAAGTTTTCACGAGTCCGCCACGGTTGAGAAAACTCATCTCTTCTGAGAGCCTAATAGTGAAGCGCTTCTTACCCCGGTATTCGCTCTCGCTCATTGTATGGGCAACCTTGAAGGTCCGAAACAGAATGATGACCAAGGTCACTGCAAGGCCGATGCCGACCCCGGTCAGCAGATCGGTGGCGACTACCGCCGCGAGCGTGGCCAGAAAAGGCACATACTCCTCAGGGCCACGCGCCATTATCGACCGGTAGAGCTTCAGGTCGTTGAGCTTGATGCCCACAAAAATCAAGACAACCGCCAGGGCCGATAGCGGAATCATATTCAGTGCCACGGGAATCATCGCCACAGCAATCAAAAGTAGCAAGCCATGAAAGACGGCGCTGCGTTTTGATTGGGCTCCTGCGTTCATATTGGCGGTGCTTCTGACTATAACCTGCGTGCAGGGTAAGCCGCCCGCGAGGCCGCAGACCACGTTACCGACTCCCTGGGCAAAAAGTTCACGGTTTGGGGGGGATATCCGCCTTTTAGGGTCGAGTTTATCTGTGGCTTCGAGACTCAGCAATGTCTCGAGGCTTGCAACGGCCGCGATGGTCAGGGCAATGACCCAGACTTTGGCATTGCCGATTTGTGAAAAGTCGGGCAGCGTGAGGTGCACCAGCAGTTCTTTGGGGTTGTCGGTCACGGGCACTTTGACGTACTGCGACGCTTGGTCGAGCGTGAGCGCAGAGATTTCCCGAAAGAAGGCTGCGAGTGCGATGCCGGCAAGTACAACGATCAGTGATGGCTGTAAAAGGGCGCCGAACCGTGTTTTGCTTGCGCGCAGTTTTGGTATAAGAATATACAAGGCCGCGCCGCTGAGGGCAATCAGCAGCGTGCCAGGGTGTATGCGTTTGAGCGCTTCGGCGAATCCGCCTTGAAACAGGTTTTGCACACCGGCAATACCCAATGCATGCGGCAGCTGCTTGATGATGATGATCACGCCAATCGCCGAGAGCATACCCTTGATAACCGACGAGGGAAAAAAATACGAGAGGGTGCCGAGGCGCAAGATGCCAGCCAGTATCTGTATACACCCGGCGATCAGCGTGGCGAGCAAGAATGGTTGCCAACCGAGGGCCGCTATGCCGCCGAATACGATAACCGTCAGCCCCGCAGCAGGGCCACTGACCCCGAGGGCCGACCCGCTGAGCGCACCGATGATAACTCCACCGACGACTCCGGAAACAATGCCCGCGAAAAGTGGTGCACCAGAGGCGAGCGCAATGCCCAGGCAGAGCGGCAGCGCCACCAGAAAGACCACGAACGATGCTGTCAGGTCGGGCAGCAGGCTACGTGTCATGGCTTGGTTTTGTGGCATATACCCCAATGGCGTGCAGAAACGGATTCACCGCGTAAATCAATTGCAGGTGGCCGAAACCTCGGCAGAATTACAATTGCCGCAGCGTAGAAGCTTTCACCTCTAGTTGACAGGCAGGCCTTCAATACTGCGGCCGAGTTCAGCGAAATGCAGACAGCACGAATCAAATTTGGGGCCCTGGTGTCGCTTTCTGTCAGCACTCTGTTGCTCATTGTCAAATTCATCGCGTATTACCTTACCCATTCGCAGGCAATTTTCTCTGATGCGCTCGAAAGCATCGTCAACGTGGTTGCGGCGAGCCTCGCCCTTTTTGTCATCTACATCAGCTCAAAACCTGCCGATCGAAATCACCCCTACGGGCACGGCAAGGCAGAATATTTCAGCTCAACGGTCGAAGGTGCGCTCATTTCATTTGCCGCCGTCATGATCGGCATCGAAAGCGTGAATGCCCTAGTTTCGGGGCAGAGCATCTCTCGCCTTGACACCGGGCTCGCCCTCATCGTTGCTGCGGGCGTCGCCAACGCGCTGCTCGGCCTCTACCTTGTGAATATCGGCAAGAAGAGCCAATCGGCGGCCCTCGTCGCGAGCGGCAAACATGTGCTTTCTGATTCTTACACGAGCGCGGCGGTGATTGTGGGGCTCGGTGCCGTGAAGTTCACGGGCATCAGGGAATTCGATGCGGTCGCGGCCCTGGCTGTCGCCGCAGTTCTGGCATTCACGGGTTTCAGGCTCGTGCGCGATTCAGTGCATGCCCTTATGGATGCCGAAGATACGGCCCTCGTCGATCGTATCGCGAAGGCATTCACCGAGAACCGCCAGCCTGGCATCATTCGAATTCACCACACCCGCGTCATTCGCGCAGGTAAATACCACCATATCGATGCGCACGTCGTGGTACCAGAATTCTGGAGCGTTTCGACGGCGCATGAACAGACGGCGCAGTTCGAAGCCGACGTGATGCAAAACCATGACCACCAGGGCGAAATTCATTTTCACATCGATCCGTGCCGGCGCGTCTATTGCCATGCCTGCGATCTTGAGGATTGCAAAATCAGGCGCGAGCCTTTTGCCGCTCTGATTCCTTTTAGCTTTGCCGAACTGACTTCACCCACCGAGCCCGAAGAACTGCAGCACCCGCCGCCGCCTGCTAATCTGGTTTAAGCCAGATTTCGGGCGTGACCGTGAGCTCGGTTTGCCCGTCTGCAAAGGTAATTTCGCTGTCTTGTATTGTGCAATAGAGCTGCATGGTGCGCTCTGCCAGTTGTGCCAGATTCTTGATTTGCCCGTCGGGCAGAAACAGCACGCTCAGGTTGTCAAACCGCCCGAGGTCGTTCTGTATCGACTGCCACCAGGGCTTCGAACGACCGAGCCCGTATGAGTAGATGAAGACGTTTCGTGCCCGTGCGCAGGCTTTGCGAATTCGCTTCTCATCGGGGTGGCCAATGTCTATCCAATCGAGAATTTCGCCCGATAAATTCTTGCGCCAGAGCGCCGGGGTGTCTTCGGTGCTCACGCCCCCTGCAAGCTCCAGCGCGGGGTCGGCGTGCATACCAAAGACCAGCAGCCGCACCATCATGCGCTCGTCGGTCTCTGACGGGTGCCGCGCGAGCGTCAGCTTATGCTGCTCATAATAGTCGCGGTCTGTATCGGTTACCTGCAGGTCGGCTTTGAAGATTGTCGATTTGATCGCCACGCGATAAACCGATCGTGTGATGAAAACTTTGCGTAAAGCGCATTCGCCGGTCGTCAATTCAATTGGCTTTCGTCGTGTTGACCTTAACCAGAAGGTAGCGGCCGTCCGATTCTCTGAGCCGACCTTCTTTCAGCATACACGCGAGCGCCCGGCTGATCGATTCAGCCGAGGTGTTCAAAGCCCGGGCGATCTGGTGCTTTCGCATCGGTAACGCGACCCAATCAGCTCTGGCACCGATCTGGTGCAGATAGTTTTCAAGCCGCGATTTAACCGGCAGCGAAGAATTTGTCGCCTTTGAAATTGCCACCTCTTTTAGCGTACGCATGACATAACCTGAGAAGATGAACATCCATTCGGGGTCTTTCTGCAACACGCGCAAAAAGCGCTGCGCAGGCCAGAACAGAGCCCGCCCCGGTTGCAGCGCAGTCAGCGTGGCGATGTAGCGCACGTCATTTGACGTATCGAAGAGGGGAGGCACACCCGCAAGTTCGCCGGGACCGTATATTTTGATCACGCCTTCGGTTCCGTCTTCACCTGTCATGTGCCACTGATAACAGCCAGATTCAAGAAGAAAGACACCACGGTAGGGCTCTTGTTCGCGAAATACGGCCTCGCCTTTGGTAAACTGCACCTTGCCGCAGGCCATGCGAAGTTCTGCCGCGACTGCCGTTGGCAGTGCCGCCCAAAAATCATTGCGGGCTTCAGTAGCTCTTAAACCCATTATCTAGCATGAAGGCTGTGATGCTTCGCTTTGAAAAGTAGAAAATGCGTGCCCGGAAAATCAGCGCCAAATGCCGCCAAAACGGTGCAACAGGCCCGTTAGGGCAAATAGTATCGAAATTACAGTAACGAGGGTGATATGAATCGCCAGATTGCCGAGTGAGGCTGCGGTCAGCCCAGGGATAATGCGCAGTCGGGCGTGCAGTGCGAGACCCAAAGTCAGAGCGAGAAGAACCAACTTGGTCGCTATCGTGCGAGAGCCTGCCGAATTCAGGGAAAACCAGAGAGAAATATCGGGAACCTGTTGGTACGCGAGCCAAATACCGGTGAGTATAAGTAGCAGCAAAGCTGGTACTCCCACTCGTTCAAAATACTTTTCGAAATCGGTAATGCGCGTATGGTCACGCGATTTCAGCGCCGGCAGAAGCACGGCGCTGAACAGCACGATGTGGCCGCCTGTCCAGATTGTCGCGCAGAGCAGATGCACGGCAAGCACGAATGGATAGTTCACGGTTTGCCCTTCCCGGTTTCTTGTTTTGCGACCGCGGCGATGTAGCGCATGTCTTCCATGATAATGTGTTCGGTCAGCCAGGTTTCCATGAACTCGGCGAGTTCGTTTTCTGTTAAGAGGCCCTTATCGAGTTGGGCGCTCAACAGGTTGATGCGGGTTCGCATGAACTCATGCATCTTCTGATGGTACATCAGGTGTTCGTAGTTGATCTTTTCCATGATGACTTCTTCGAACGCGAAATGTTCGTTGGCATAACAAACCAACTCGTCGAGCACGGCTTTAAGGTTGGCCTGGCCTGAACTACTGCGTACAGATTCTGCAAGTGTTGCCGCGAGAGCGAAGAGATGTTGGTGCTGCGCGTCAATTTCAGGAACCCCGACCGAGTATTCAGAGCGCCATTCAGGCATTTCCATGGTTTCCCCCTTTGGAGGTAAGCGCCGGAATGTAGCGCATGTCATCTCTGAGTATATGCAATTTCAGCCAATTGCGTAAGAACTCTGCCAAGTCACGCGGGTCTAACCGACCCGCCTCAACTTCACTGCTATACTGCAAAATTCGGTCGCTCAACCTATCGTGTGATTGGCGGTGTTCTTCTAAGTGAGCGTAGCCTGCCCGCTGCATCAAAAGCTCTTCGTACGAAAAGTGCCTGCGGGCGTAAGCTGAGAGCTCGCTCAGAAGCTGCGGTAACGGGATCATTTCGCTCTGGCCGAGAATGCCGCGAATGAAGCGGTTGGTCAATTCAAAAAGGTAACTGTGCTGTGCGTCAATTTCTGGAATTCCCGTTGCATAGTCTGCGTTCCATTCGAGTGTTTCCATTTTGACTCTTAGCCGGGTTTGCCGTCGACGCGGGGTTGCCACAGCACATTTGCATACATTAATGAAAAGATGAAAAAGGCGGCCAACCAAAAGAGGCCAGACCAGGTATAGGCGGTAAGCGGCATGCCCGCAAATACTAAACCCACCCGAATGAAGAGTGCGCCATGAATCAGAACGTAGGCAATATTGACCGGTATGCCGGCATGAATCTTTCGACCCGTATGGCCCAGCGCGACCCGGGTCATCATGCCAAATATGAAAATGGCTGCTGCACCTATACCCAGTACATGCCAGGCAGGCGAAAGCGCAGCGCCACCCGCGAGCGCTGCCGCCAGCATCACAAGACCCAGCAAAAGCCACAGATAGCCCGAGAACAAAATGGCGAGAATCGGCCGTCGCACTGACGCGACCGGGTTCCACCCAACCCAGCGTACTGAATTCAGACCGGCAAGAAGTAGCAGCCCGGCCGCGGCAATGTACCGCAGCACGTCGTGCAGTGGCAGCAGAGCGTAGACCGCCACCGTGGCGAGCGTGGCAGAAAAAATGGCATTTTCGAGACGCTGCGAAATTTTGGGCTTCGCCTCGGGGATTGCGATCGAAGTAAAAAAAGGAAGAATTCGCCCGGCGATAACTACAATGAAGGCCATAATGAGCAGTAGCGAAACGTGTATCAGGTGTTGCGCCGGTAGATTACCTTGAGACCAGATCAACGCTACAGCCGTCGCTGCCTGCGCAGCGACAAACAAAGCATACAGATAAACAACCTTGTGATTGTGCTTCTGCGCTGGCTGCAGCAGCGGGCGCATTCGCGTTAACGCGTAAGCCGATGCCAGAACGTCCATGGCCACGGCGGCGATGAGCAGAGGCGCAGGCAAGAACCAGGCGAGCCTACCAGCCAGCCAGCCGGCAAAGACCAGGGCGAGCGGGCCTTTTGTGAGCATTTGCTGCCCACACCAGTTTTGCCCCGCTGTGAATAAAAAGCCCAGAATAGCTGCTCGGCTGAAGCCGAAGACCATTTCGTAGCTATGCCAATGCGTTGCGGCGATTGCCGTTGGCAGAATGTCAGAGCCTGAGAGTTTTGTCAGCCAGACAGAAATAACGAAAAGCGCATGTAGCCCGGTCGCGAGAAAGAACACGCGAAACGCGGTAGCGAATACCGGTAGATCGAACATACTGGCAGTGTACGCAGATTTACCGGGGTCGCCCTTGATCGCGATCAATAATCGCGGATTTTTTCCCGAAAATTTTCTACGCTAACGCTGAGCCCCGCGTGCTGCAGAACGATCTCGCCCTGCGGTGACAACAGCGAAAATACCGAAGAATGTGCGTATTCATAGTTGCTGGTGCCTGGCTCCGCCGCAGGCTGTTTCTTGTAGTTTACCCCGAGCGCGGCCGCGACTTCACGAATGGGTTCTGGCTTGCCGGTCAGCAAAACAAAGGAATCGGTGAGCCGCATCTTTTCGATGAATTTTCGAAGGTTAGCCGGATTATCCCTTTCATGATCGAATGAAATCATCAGAAATCGGGTATTGGCCCGCTGCCTGGCAGAAAGGCTCTTTTCGAGTCTCAGCATTTCTGCCGCAATGCGGGGGCAGATTGCGGTGCAGGTTGCGTAGAACATTGCCACGACGACGTATTTTCCCTGCAACTGGTGCAGCATCATCTGCTTGCCGTTCTGGTCAGTGAACATATCATGAAACTGGTACAGCGAAGCTCCGGAGAGTTTGCCTGCCTCCATCTTGTGGTGGGCATGCGGATCTTCTTCTTTTTTGCAGCCAATCGCAGCAGTTGCGCAAGCGACTGCTGCGATGAGCGAAATAATCGTTTTCATTATTTATCCTTGGCACACCGGAAGCCGAGGTTATTGCCGGTGTAATTTCCTTTTAGAGAGCTGCGCATTCCATAGCGCATGTAGGTTGCATAATTGCGCAAGTCATTGCCCGACAGGGCTGTGGCTCCGCAAAATAGATTGGATTCGGTATCGGTATCGGAGCGCGAATCACCCGTCACGGTGGAAGAGTTGAAATCGTCGACCCATTCCCAGATGAGACCGTGCAGATCGTTTACACCCTGGGGGCTGACGAGCCCCGAACCTATGAGCCCCCCGTTCAACTGGTCGTTGGGTTTGCCAAACCATGCGAGAATTTTTGCGTTCACTTCGCTCTGCTGGTCCCATTTGTTGTAGGTCGCGGCGAATTCCCATTCGTAGAGCGTCGGCAGGCGTTTGCCCTGCGCGGCGCAATAGGCCCTGGCGGCATACCACGACACCTGGGTCATGACGGTATGCGCCGAGGGTACAGCGAGATTGACGGTCTTGAGATAACCCTGATCAGCTTTGATCGGTGCCGTATTCGCCTTTGACCACGCCGGGTTGGCAGCGACAAAAGCGGCAAAATCGGCGACACTCACAGGAAAACGATCGAGCTGAAACGATTTGACCCTGACGGCCTTTTCTTCTTTGCGAAGGTCAAAGGGCCGAAAGGTGCCTGTCGGGATACGCACCATTGGCGTATCCCGGGCAAAAAGAGCGGCGCAGCAAACAGCCAGGCCTAGAATTGTGAGTCTGCGTCTCAGTGCACGCTCCGCTGAGCAGCGACTTCTTGCGGCGTGACTACTCCGCCCGAGTTGCCCCATGCATTCAGCACAAAGGTCAGAACATTGGCGACGTCTTCGTCACTGAGGCCCAATGCAGGCATCACGCTGTCATACTTCTCTTTGTTGACAACGATCGGGCCGCTCTTGCCTTCGAGTAAGACTCTGATCGCACGGACTTTGTCTGCGTTCAGGTAATCAGACTTAGCCAACGGGGGAAAAGCCTTGGGCACGCCCTGGCCTTCGTTCATGTGGCAAGCCTGACAGGTTGTGCCATAGATGCGCTTGCCTTCGGCGATTCGCTCCTCTTTCGATTTCGCAACCGCCTGGGTTGCCTTTTCAGCTGGCATTGTCTGCGTCGCGCCGCCTTCGCCGAGGTAAACAGTGTCGGCCTGCTTGCCCGAGTAGATCGCCGCGTTTT
The sequence above is a segment of the Turneriella parva DSM 21527 genome. Coding sequences within it:
- a CDS encoding NnrS family protein: MIAIKGDPGKSAYTASMFDLPVFATAFRVFFLATGLHALFVISVWLTKLSGSDILPTAIAATHWHSYEMVFGFSRAAILGFLFTAGQNWCGQQMLTKGPLALVFAGWLAGRLAWFLPAPLLIAAVAMDVLASAYALTRMRPLLQPAQKHNHKVVYLYALFVAAQAATAVALIWSQGNLPAQHLIHVSLLLIMAFIVVIAGRILPFFTSIAIPEAKPKISQRLENAIFSATLATVAVYALLPLHDVLRYIAAAGLLLLAGLNSVRWVGWNPVASVRRPILAILFSGYLWLLLGLVMLAAALAGGAALSPAWHVLGIGAAAIFIFGMMTRVALGHTGRKIHAGIPVNIAYVLIHGALFIRVGLVFAGMPLTAYTWSGLFWLAAFFIFSLMYANVLWQPRVDGKPG
- a CDS encoding SCO family protein, which translates into the protein MKTIISLIAAVACATAAIGCKKEEDPHAHHKMEAGKLSGASLYQFHDMFTDQNGKQMMLHQLQGKYVVVAMFYATCTAICPRIAAEMLRLEKSLSARQRANTRFLMISFDHERDNPANLRKFIEKMRLTDSFVLLTGKPEPIREVAAALGVNYKKQPAAEPGTSNYEYAHSSVFSLLSPQGEIVLQHAGLSVSVENFREKIRDY
- a CDS encoding formylglycine-generating enzyme family protein yields the protein MVRIPTGTFRPFDLRKEEKAVRVKSFQLDRFPVSVADFAAFVAANPAWSKANTAPIKADQGYLKTVNLAVPSAHTVMTQVSWYAARAYCAAQGKRLPTLYEWEFAATYNKWDQQSEVNAKILAWFGKPNDQLNGGLIGSGLVSPQGVNDLHGLIWEWVDDFNSSTVTGDSRSDTDTESNLFCGATALSGNDLRNYATYMRYGMRSSLKGNYTGNNLGFRCAKDK